Proteins encoded within one genomic window of Spirulina major PCC 6313:
- a CDS encoding DUF4230 domain-containing protein yields the protein MRLTALMTRLGKALPFVTGTAVAIAVLVTVDTVRTGGAWLQRLGQGLRITTSEAQVDVTSLIVTQIRQASELTTAIYSLETIVPAAQSREWAGLTVGTTKLLYIAHGTVRAGIDLSQLQPEDVTIQGNALTVRLPAPEILDRAIDVERSQVYDYDRGFLNLGPDVAPDLQSRAQRETLARITAAACDQGILDQASDRAEAAIAQLLTLSGYTEVNVQTAAPQTCDLSPQPSPSS from the coding sequence ATGCGTCTCACCGCCTTGATGACCCGCTTGGGTAAAGCCTTACCGTTTGTAACGGGAACCGCCGTGGCGATCGCTGTCCTCGTCACCGTCGATACGGTGCGGACGGGCGGGGCCTGGTTGCAACGCCTCGGCCAAGGGTTACGGATCACCACCTCCGAAGCTCAGGTGGATGTTACCTCGTTAATCGTCACCCAAATTCGCCAAGCCAGCGAACTCACCACAGCGATCTACAGCCTCGAAACCATCGTGCCCGCGGCCCAGAGTCGAGAATGGGCGGGGCTGACGGTGGGCACGACGAAACTACTCTACATCGCCCATGGCACGGTGCGGGCGGGGATTGATTTAAGCCAATTGCAGCCGGAAGATGTGACGATCCAGGGGAATGCCCTAACGGTGCGCCTGCCTGCTCCGGAAATTTTAGACCGGGCCATTGATGTGGAGCGATCGCAGGTCTACGACTACGATCGCGGCTTCCTCAACCTCGGCCCCGATGTGGCTCCCGACCTCCAAAGTCGCGCCCAACGAGAAACCCTCGCCCGCATTACCGCCGCCGCCTGCGACCAAGGCATCCTCGACCAAGCCAGCGATCGCGCCGAAGCAGCGATCGCGCAACTCCTCACCCTCTCCGGTTATACAGAGGTGAACGTCCAAACCGCCGCTCCCCAAACCTGCGATCTATCGCCCCAACCGTCCCCCTCCTCGTGA
- a CDS encoding NAD(P)/FAD-dependent oxidoreductase encodes MNELLYIEIPTPDLACVVTWLQTQWQPPYGERVVVPGGVQVQFPERPGQVLAIALWSLQRTTYLKLFRWSDRPLPHERDIQDHLSQNLPQAFPLTYPAPPALDLTQTDIFTALAPHYPKTVNYFQKMPQGERDLQRAYWWETRWRESVKHPQTPRSVVFQQSTPLATNLDYDLIYIGGALGVIHAAVMAQRGYRVLLIERLAFGRMNREWNISRDEFQQLIELGLFTTEEFESLIAREYQDGFNKFFDGNNPPHLKAKVLHTPTVLNIAIDSERLLRLCGEKFRQAGGEIWDETEFTRVDVATDGVQVQMTHRPTGRDRNATARLVVDAMGTASPIAWQLNGGRTFDSVCPTVGAVLSGISKEVWNPDFGDVLNSHGDISRGRQLIWELFPVEGDDLTVYLFHYHQVHPENPGSLLEMYEDFFTILPEYRRCDLDALEWKKPTFGYIPGHFSVGGSDRTVAIDRIVAIGDAASLQSPLVFTGFGSLVRNLGRLTTLLDTALQHDLLAAKHLNTIRAYQSNTAVTWLFSKGMMVPTGKTLPPQRVNAMLNTFFGLLAEEPPEVADTFIKDRFGWWTFNRLALKAAVMNPRLVPWIWEQAGTRDFIRWIGSYLWFAVESLLAWCLRGWFPGWLVRSQSWLESRYPALWLHCLSLSLRIKGGFERSPHITPLPKHPPTRQQVSVG; translated from the coding sequence ATGAACGAACTGCTCTACATCGAAATCCCCACTCCTGACCTCGCTTGCGTGGTGACATGGCTGCAAACCCAATGGCAGCCCCCCTACGGTGAGCGTGTGGTTGTGCCGGGTGGTGTGCAGGTGCAGTTCCCGGAGCGGCCCGGTCAGGTGTTAGCGATCGCCCTCTGGTCGCTGCAACGCACCACCTATCTCAAGCTGTTTCGGTGGAGCGATCGCCCCCTCCCCCACGAACGCGACATTCAAGACCATCTCAGCCAAAATCTCCCCCAGGCATTTCCCCTCACCTATCCGGCTCCTCCTGCCCTAGATCTCACACAGACCGACATCTTCACCGCCCTCGCCCCCCACTACCCCAAAACGGTGAACTATTTCCAGAAAATGCCCCAGGGGGAACGAGATTTACAGCGAGCCTACTGGTGGGAAACCCGCTGGCGCGAGAGTGTTAAACATCCTCAAACCCCGCGCTCGGTGGTGTTTCAACAGTCCACCCCCCTCGCCACAAATCTAGACTATGACCTCATCTATATCGGCGGCGCGTTGGGGGTGATTCATGCAGCGGTGATGGCCCAGCGGGGATATCGGGTCTTGTTGATTGAACGGCTTGCCTTTGGACGGATGAATCGGGAATGGAATATTTCGCGGGACGAGTTTCAGCAGTTGATTGAGTTGGGGCTGTTCACTACCGAGGAGTTTGAAAGCCTGATCGCCCGCGAATATCAGGACGGATTTAACAAGTTTTTCGACGGCAATAATCCCCCCCATTTAAAAGCCAAGGTACTCCACACCCCCACCGTCCTGAACATTGCCATCGATTCGGAACGGTTGCTGCGTCTGTGTGGGGAAAAGTTCCGGCAGGCGGGGGGCGAGATTTGGGATGAAACAGAATTTACCCGCGTCGATGTGGCAACTGATGGGGTACAGGTACAAATGACTCACCGCCCGACGGGGCGCGATCGCAACGCCACCGCCCGCCTCGTGGTCGATGCGATGGGAACCGCCTCCCCGATCGCCTGGCAACTCAACGGTGGCCGCACCTTTGATAGTGTTTGCCCCACCGTGGGAGCGGTGCTGTCGGGAATCAGCAAAGAGGTGTGGAACCCCGATTTTGGGGATGTGTTAAATTCCCACGGGGATATTTCGCGGGGGCGGCAGTTGATTTGGGAATTGTTCCCCGTGGAAGGGGATGATTTGACCGTGTACCTCTTCCACTACCATCAAGTGCATCCTGAGAATCCTGGTTCACTGCTGGAAATGTACGAGGACTTTTTCACGATTTTGCCAGAATATCGCCGCTGCGACCTGGATGCCTTGGAGTGGAAGAAGCCGACGTTTGGGTATATTCCGGGGCATTTTTCCGTGGGGGGGAGCGATCGCACCGTTGCCATTGATCGCATTGTGGCGATCGGGGATGCCGCCTCGTTACAATCGCCCCTCGTCTTTACCGGCTTCGGCTCCCTCGTGCGCAACCTTGGCCGCCTCACCACCTTGCTCGATACCGCCCTCCAGCATGACCTCCTAGCCGCAAAACACCTCAACACGATTCGCGCCTACCAGAGCAATACCGCCGTCACTTGGCTCTTCTCCAAAGGAATGATGGTTCCCACGGGCAAAACCCTACCCCCCCAACGGGTGAATGCGATGCTGAACACCTTTTTTGGTCTCCTCGCCGAGGAACCGCCAGAGGTTGCCGATACCTTCATTAAGGATCGGTTTGGGTGGTGGACGTTTAATCGCTTGGCATTGAAGGCGGCGGTGATGAATCCTCGCCTTGTGCCCTGGATTTGGGAGCAGGCCGGAACGCGGGACTTTATCCGCTGGATCGGGAGTTATCTCTGGTTTGCGGTGGAATCGTTGCTCGCCTGGTGTTTGCGGGGCTGGTTTCCGGGCTGGTTGGTGCGATCGCAATCTTGGCTCGAATCCCGCTATCCGGCCCTCTGGCTCCATTGCCTCAGCCTTAGCCTCCGGATCAAGGGCGGTTTTGAGCGATCGCCCCACATCACCCCCCTCCCGAAACACCCGCCAACCCGACAGCAGGTTTCGGTGGGTTAA
- a CDS encoding ArsR/SmtB family transcription factor produces MHLTPKPVSQEVVQQLAEYFSVLSEPMRLKLLNLLRDGEMCVQELVEATQTSQANVSKHLKVMLQAGILSRRSAGTSAYYRVEDPLIYDLCNLVCNRLAARIEKQARQFRDFSLTPPAIVPNSLSRPLHPSD; encoded by the coding sequence ATGCACCTCACACCGAAGCCTGTCTCGCAGGAAGTGGTTCAGCAACTCGCTGAGTACTTCAGCGTACTTAGTGAACCGATGCGCTTGAAACTTTTGAATCTGCTTCGAGACGGCGAGATGTGTGTGCAAGAATTGGTCGAAGCCACGCAGACGAGCCAAGCCAATGTTTCCAAACATCTGAAAGTGATGCTCCAAGCTGGGATTCTCAGTCGCCGCAGCGCCGGAACCTCCGCCTACTATCGCGTCGAAGATCCGCTGATTTATGACCTGTGTAATTTAGTCTGTAACCGTCTGGCGGCTCGCATCGAAAAGCAAGCCCGACAGTTCCGCGATTTTAGTCTCACTCCGCCGGCGATCGTGCCTAACAGCCTGTCCCGTCCCCTGCATCCCTCGGATTGA
- the thiL gene encoding thiamine-phosphate kinase — MTTTIADLGEHQLLQRLHAFCPAAVIGDDGAVLDMAAGQRLVVTTDVLVDGVHFSDKTTPPDAVGWRSLAANLSDLAAMGATPIGFTVGLSLPPTTRLDWIEALYTGLKHCGDQYHAPMVGGDVTRSPTPTIAITAFGQVAPERVIPRRGAEVGDRILVTGHHGNARAGLELLLNPDEMGGEYSDRAPLIRAHHYPRPRLDCLPILANYPRISGMDSSDGLADGVLQLCALEGVGARLDTLPIDPVLRTVAGDDRAREWSLYGGEDFELVLIVPPEDAIALLAALGPTAQIIGTIHADPIVQVCDRAPFLTLNPAQRFQHFTPTANEP; from the coding sequence ATGACCACAACGATCGCAGACCTCGGCGAACATCAACTCCTGCAACGCCTGCACGCCTTTTGTCCGGCGGCGGTGATTGGGGATGATGGGGCGGTGTTGGATATGGCGGCAGGGCAGCGGTTGGTGGTGACCACGGATGTCCTAGTTGATGGGGTGCATTTTAGCGACAAAACCACGCCCCCGGATGCGGTGGGGTGGCGATCGCTTGCGGCCAATTTATCCGACCTCGCCGCCATGGGCGCGACCCCCATCGGGTTTACCGTCGGGTTGAGCCTGCCCCCAACGACGCGCCTGGATTGGATTGAAGCCCTTTACACCGGCCTGAAACACTGCGGGGATCAGTACCACGCGCCGATGGTGGGCGGGGATGTGACGCGATCGCCCACCCCCACGATCGCGATCACGGCCTTTGGTCAGGTGGCCCCGGAACGAGTGATCCCACGGCGGGGCGCAGAGGTGGGCGATCGCATTCTCGTTACCGGCCACCACGGCAACGCCCGCGCTGGGTTAGAATTGCTCCTCAATCCTGACGAGATGGGCGGCGAGTACAGCGATCGCGCCCCCTTGATCCGCGCCCACCACTACCCCCGCCCCCGCCTCGATTGTCTCCCTATCCTGGCAAACTATCCCCGGATCAGCGGCATGGATAGCAGCGATGGCCTTGCCGATGGGGTGCTGCAACTCTGCGCCCTGGAGGGGGTGGGGGCCAGATTAGACACCTTGCCCATTGATCCGGTGTTACGCACCGTTGCGGGGGACGATCGCGCCCGTGAATGGTCTTTGTATGGCGGGGAAGATTTTGAACTGGTGTTAATTGTGCCGCCGGAGGATGCGATCGCCCTCCTCGCGGCCCTCGGCCCCACCGCGCAGATCATCGGCACGATCCACGCCGATCCGATAGTGCAGGTGTGCGATCGCGCCCCGTTCCTCACCCTCAACCCCGCCCAACGCTTTCAACACTTCACCCCCACCGCCAACGAGCCTTAA
- a CDS encoding helix-turn-helix domain-containing protein — translation MEFPKTGLSAPVSASISSEIEDQLTQGQIYQGALTGLQHLTGERPEVIQTLLRALNREAIQTTLQYIAQIEDCAPLPAIAPASPSPRTKLAPVGSPASPPTDQPPQDPIDQKHQEYRQMGQQIKQIRQRRRLTQGELASRTLVPVIHIQALEAGQLEKLPEDVYLRGFLRRLGQALDLHELASLTMNDPKSENLIPSWYNPSLNTKPLLSSEAPLTVYAAYIACITGIIGGYGWVAAGLDASVFDSFFATIAPPEQPTLWQSSQDDTATPPPQPQITPPSSIVAPVSSTTQTTPPSTQ, via the coding sequence ATGGAATTTCCGAAAACGGGTTTAAGCGCACCTGTCTCTGCGTCAATATCGAGTGAAATTGAAGATCAATTAACCCAAGGCCAAATTTACCAGGGTGCATTAACCGGACTCCAGCATCTCACCGGAGAACGCCCGGAGGTGATCCAGACGTTACTCCGCGCCCTCAATCGTGAAGCAATCCAAACCACGCTCCAGTATATTGCTCAGATCGAGGACTGTGCGCCCTTACCTGCGATCGCCCCGGCCAGCCCTTCCCCCCGCACCAAACTCGCCCCCGTCGGATCGCCCGCATCCCCCCCAACAGATCAGCCCCCACAAGACCCAATTGACCAAAAACACCAGGAATATCGCCAAATGGGGCAGCAGATCAAACAGATCCGCCAACGCCGCCGCCTCACCCAGGGCGAGCTAGCCAGTCGAACCCTCGTACCGGTCATTCACATTCAAGCCCTCGAAGCGGGTCAATTGGAAAAATTGCCCGAAGATGTCTATTTACGCGGCTTTCTGCGCCGCCTTGGACAAGCCCTTGATCTCCACGAGTTAGCCAGTCTGACGATGAATGACCCGAAATCGGAAAACCTCATTCCATCGTGGTACAACCCAAGCCTCAACACCAAACCATTGCTGTCCAGCGAAGCTCCGTTGACGGTGTATGCGGCCTACATTGCCTGTATTACCGGGATTATCGGAGGCTATGGCTGGGTGGCAGCGGGGCTAGATGCCAGTGTCTTTGATTCCTTTTTTGCCACGATCGCGCCGCCGGAGCAGCCGACCCTGTGGCAATCGTCCCAGGACGACACTGCAACACCGCCACCCCAGCCGCAAATCACTCCTCCGAGCAGCATTGTGGCTCCTGTCTCATCAACAACTCAAACCACACCCCCATCCACTCAATAG
- the efp gene encoding elongation factor P yields MISSNDFRTGVTINLDGSVWRVVEFLHVKPGKGSAFVRTKLKNVQSGSVVERTFRAGETVPQAILEKRTMQHTYKEGEDLVFMDMETFEEMRISPDKVGDRVKYLKEEMEVNIVTWETQVLEVELPNSVVLEITETDPGVKGDTATGGTKPAIVETGAQVMVPLFLSIGEKIKIDTRTDSYLGRDN; encoded by the coding sequence ATGATTTCGAGTAATGACTTTAGAACTGGCGTAACGATCAATTTAGATGGCTCTGTGTGGCGTGTCGTCGAATTTCTCCATGTGAAACCGGGGAAAGGGTCAGCATTTGTCCGGACAAAGCTTAAAAATGTGCAATCTGGCAGTGTGGTGGAACGTACCTTTCGGGCTGGTGAGACGGTTCCCCAAGCCATTCTCGAAAAACGCACCATGCAACACACCTATAAAGAAGGTGAAGACTTGGTGTTTATGGATATGGAAACCTTTGAGGAAATGCGAATTAGCCCGGACAAGGTGGGCGATCGCGTCAAATATCTCAAAGAAGAGATGGAAGTGAACATCGTCACCTGGGAAACGCAGGTGCTCGAAGTGGAACTGCCCAACTCCGTGGTGCTCGAAATCACGGAGACTGATCCCGGTGTCAAAGGCGACACCGCCACAGGGGGCACAAAACCTGCCATTGTGGAAACGGGAGCCCAAGTGATGGTGCCGCTCTTCCTTTCGATCGGAGAAAAGATTAAGATTGACACCCGCACCGATAGCTATCTCGGTCGCGACAACTAA
- the gyrA gene encoding DNA topoisomerase (ATP-hydrolyzing) subunit A produces MAAPEQRILPTDLRNEMSRSYLEYAMSVIVGRALPDARDGLKPVHRRILYAMYELGLTPDRPFRKCARVVGEVLGKYHPHGDTAVYDALVRMAQDFSMREPLIQGHGNFGSVDNDPPAAMRYTESRLHTLTVNSLLRDIEAETVDFADNFDGSQQEPVVLPSRIPQLLLNGSSGIAVGMATNIPPHNLGEIIDGMVALIHNPELPIQDLCKIIKGPDFPTGGQILGYSGIQDAYLTGRGSITMQGVAHIDLIEQPGRPDREAIIVTALPYQTNKAALIEKIADLVNDKKIDGISDIRDESDRDGMRIVIELKRDAIARVVLNNLYKQTPIRNNFGANMLAIVNGDPQLLNLKRFLEVFLDFRIETIQRRTQYKLRKAQERDHILQGFLIALGENLDRIIQTIRHAADTASAKEDLMAGFGLSLLQADAILQMQLRRLTALEADKIQAEHEELLLTITDLQDILARRERINEIIVEEAEQIKATHATPRRTEILASEGDLDETDLIANEAVLILLTEQGYIKRMPVNTFEAQHRATRGRAGAKIKDNDAVEHFLTCCDHNVVLFFSDRGVVYSINAYKIPTASRQARGVPIVQMLPIPRDEKITSIIAVSEFTDDEYLVMLTRTGFIKKTALSAFANIRTNGLIAISLAEGDQLRWVRLTKSTDSIIIGSRQGMAIHFRADDTQLRPLGRATRGVKSMKLRSGDELIGMDILPSQIIADLAVSEGDEEDDTTAASEEVLADIGDGPWVLAVTAQGYGKRIPVDQFRLQKRAGLGLRAIKFRVKKDELVALGVVNQGDELMLITHRGIIIRQVVDAISPQSRAATGVRVQRLDQEDAIAAVALVPPSEDGEDGEAEDLES; encoded by the coding sequence ATGGCTGCCCCTGAACAGCGGATTTTGCCGACCGATCTACGCAACGAGATGTCGCGATCCTACCTAGAGTACGCCATGAGCGTGATTGTGGGGCGGGCGCTCCCCGATGCCAGAGACGGACTCAAACCCGTTCACCGTCGAATTCTCTACGCGATGTATGAACTGGGCTTAACCCCCGATCGCCCCTTCCGGAAATGCGCCCGTGTCGTCGGGGAAGTGCTCGGTAAATATCACCCCCACGGGGATACCGCCGTCTACGATGCCCTCGTGCGCATGGCCCAAGACTTTTCGATGCGCGAACCGCTGATCCAGGGTCACGGGAACTTCGGCTCGGTGGACAATGACCCCCCAGCGGCGATGCGCTACACCGAATCCCGCCTCCACACCCTGACGGTGAATTCCCTGCTGCGGGATATCGAAGCGGAAACCGTCGATTTTGCCGACAACTTCGATGGTTCCCAACAGGAGCCGGTGGTGCTGCCGTCGCGGATTCCACAACTGCTCCTGAATGGGTCGTCCGGGATTGCTGTCGGCATGGCCACCAATATTCCACCCCATAACCTGGGGGAAATTATCGATGGCATGGTGGCACTGATCCACAATCCAGAGCTACCGATTCAGGATCTGTGCAAAATCATCAAAGGCCCCGATTTCCCCACGGGGGGGCAAATTCTCGGCTACAGCGGTATTCAGGATGCCTACTTGACCGGGCGCGGCTCGATTACGATGCAGGGGGTGGCCCACATTGACTTGATCGAACAGCCGGGACGGCCCGATCGCGAGGCGATTATTGTGACCGCGTTGCCCTACCAAACCAATAAGGCGGCCTTGATTGAGAAGATCGCCGATCTGGTGAACGATAAAAAAATTGACGGCATTTCCGATATTCGCGACGAGAGCGATCGCGACGGAATGCGGATTGTGATTGAACTCAAACGGGATGCGATCGCCCGCGTCGTTCTCAATAACCTCTACAAACAAACCCCGATTCGCAACAACTTCGGCGCGAATATGTTGGCGATCGTCAACGGCGACCCCCAACTGCTCAACCTCAAACGCTTCCTCGAAGTCTTCCTCGACTTCCGCATTGAAACCATCCAACGCCGTACCCAATACAAACTCCGCAAAGCCCAAGAACGGGATCACATCCTCCAAGGGTTCTTAATCGCCCTGGGGGAAAACCTCGATCGCATCATCCAAACCATCCGCCACGCCGCCGACACCGCCAGCGCCAAAGAGGATTTAATGGCCGGGTTTGGTCTGTCCTTGCTGCAAGCCGATGCAATTTTACAAATGCAGTTGCGCCGGTTGACCGCCCTCGAAGCGGACAAAATCCAAGCCGAGCACGAAGAATTACTGCTGACGATCACCGATTTGCAGGATATTTTGGCGCGACGGGAGCGGATCAACGAAATCATTGTTGAAGAAGCCGAGCAAATTAAGGCCACCCACGCCACGCCCCGCCGCACGGAAATCCTCGCCTCGGAAGGGGATCTCGACGAAACCGACCTGATCGCCAACGAAGCGGTGCTGATCCTGTTGACGGAACAGGGCTACATCAAACGGATGCCGGTGAATACCTTTGAGGCGCAACACCGGGCCACCCGTGGCCGAGCCGGGGCGAAGATTAAAGATAACGATGCGGTGGAGCATTTCCTCACCTGTTGCGACCATAATGTGGTGCTGTTTTTCAGCGATCGCGGCGTCGTCTACTCGATCAACGCCTACAAAATCCCCACCGCCTCCCGCCAAGCTCGTGGCGTGCCCATCGTCCAGATGCTCCCCATCCCCCGCGACGAAAAAATCACCTCGATTATCGCCGTCAGCGAGTTCACCGATGATGAATATTTGGTAATGCTCACCCGCACCGGCTTTATCAAAAAAACCGCCCTCTCCGCCTTTGCTAACATTCGCACCAATGGCCTGATCGCCATCTCCCTGGCTGAGGGGGATCAACTGCGCTGGGTGCGTCTCACGAAATCCACCGACAGCATTATCATCGGGTCACGGCAGGGGATGGCGATTCATTTCCGCGCCGATGATACCCAGTTGCGTCCCCTGGGCCGGGCGACGCGGGGGGTAAAATCGATGAAGCTGCGGTCGGGGGATGAGTTGATCGGGATGGATATTCTCCCCAGTCAGATTATTGCCGATTTGGCCGTCAGTGAAGGCGACGAGGAGGACGACACCACCGCCGCCAGCGAGGAAGTCCTCGCAGATATTGGTGACGGGCCGTGGGTGTTGGCGGTGACGGCCCAGGGGTACGGCAAACGGATTCCGGTGGATCAATTCCGGCTGCAAAAGCGGGCGGGCTTGGGCCTGCGGGCGATTAAGTTCCGTGTCAAAAAGGATGAATTGGTGGCCCTGGGTGTGGTCAATCAGGGCGACGAACTGATGCTGATTACCCATCGCGGCATTATTATTCGCCAGGTGGTGGATGCGATTTCGCCTCAGTCGCGGGCAGCGACGGGGGTACGGGTGCAGCGGTTGGATCAAGAGGATGCGATCGCTGCTGTGGCCCTGGTTCCCCCCAGTGAAGACGGGGAGGACGGCGAGGCAGAAGACCTCGAATCCTAA
- a CDS encoding SDR family NAD(P)-dependent oxidoreductase: MNGKPTALITGAASDFGAAFAHVFARHGYDLVLISRTAAPIHPLAEQLTMEFQASVKILLHDLSHPNAPDTIAAQLQQTGIEVQILVNTSERGAWGQFVTTDATAEWQLMQVNMVALTQLTKVLLPGMLRRGTGKILNVASLAAFQPESWRAVYEATQAYILAFSQALAAELQGTGVTVTVFCPQRWDQSTASDDLERESALTTMAQWGYQALFAGQTVAIPGWKHRLMAAITALLPRRWTGAIAAFLLPHPPSPPADRP, translated from the coding sequence GTGAACGGGAAACCCACCGCCTTAATTACCGGTGCAGCCAGCGACTTTGGGGCAGCCTTTGCCCATGTTTTTGCCCGCCATGGCTACGATCTTGTGTTGATCTCGCGCACGGCTGCCCCCATCCACCCCCTCGCAGAACAGCTCACCATGGAATTTCAGGCCTCGGTGAAAATTTTGCTCCATGACCTGTCCCATCCCAACGCCCCGGATACGATCGCCGCGCAGCTTCAACAAACCGGCATCGAGGTGCAAATTTTAGTGAACACATCAGAGCGCGGGGCATGGGGTCAGTTTGTGACAACGGATGCAACGGCGGAATGGCAGTTAATGCAGGTCAATATGGTGGCGTTGACCCAGTTAACGAAGGTGTTGCTGCCGGGGATGTTGCGACGTGGGACGGGAAAGATTCTCAATGTGGCATCGTTGGCGGCGTTTCAGCCGGAGTCCTGGCGGGCGGTGTATGAGGCGACCCAGGCCTATATCCTCGCGTTTTCCCAAGCGTTGGCGGCTGAATTGCAGGGTACAGGGGTGACGGTGACCGTCTTCTGCCCGCAACGGTGGGATCAATCCACTGCCTCCGATGATCTAGAGCGTGAGTCGGCGCTGACGACGATGGCGCAATGGGGCTATCAAGCTTTATTTGCGGGGCAGACGGTGGCGATTCCCGGTTGGAAACATCGCCTGATGGCGGCCATCACTGCCTTGCTGCCGCGCCGTTGGACGGGCGCGATCGCTGCTTTCCTCCTGCCTCACCCCCCAAGCCCCCCCGCCGATCGCCCGTAA
- the accB gene encoding acetyl-CoA carboxylase biotin carboxyl carrier protein, with amino-acid sequence MSIDFQEIRELLAAIAPTDITELSLKSEAFELTVKKGHGAVMPLTSAPAAPAVAPVPVAATPPAAPAAAPVADTAPAPTSDPKWVDITSPMVGTFYRAPAPDEAPFVNMGDRVTTGQTVCIIEAMKLMNEIDVEISGQIMEILVENGEPVEFGQPLMRVNPG; translated from the coding sequence GTGTCTATAGACTTCCAAGAAATTCGTGAACTATTAGCGGCGATCGCGCCCACCGATATCACAGAACTCAGCCTCAAAAGCGAGGCCTTTGAACTCACCGTCAAAAAAGGTCACGGTGCCGTGATGCCCCTTACGTCCGCTCCCGCTGCGCCGGCCGTTGCCCCTGTCCCCGTGGCGGCTACCCCTCCCGCTGCTCCCGCTGCTGCTCCGGTGGCCGATACCGCCCCCGCCCCCACCAGTGATCCGAAATGGGTGGATATCACCTCACCCATGGTGGGGACGTTCTATCGCGCTCCGGCTCCCGATGAAGCACCGTTTGTGAATATGGGCGATCGCGTCACAACCGGGCAAACCGTGTGCATTATCGAAGCGATGAAACTCATGAACGAGATTGACGTGGAAATCTCCGGGCAAATCATGGAAATCCTCGTCGAAAACGGTGAACCCGTGGAATTTGGCCAGCCGCTGATGCGCGTTAACCCCGGTTAA
- a CDS encoding peptidylprolyl isomerase has translation MLSLRSPVRQMVQAWLKRAWLVLAVGAIALLTTATVAPAAHAGLAQGNAITDPQAILRYALPIDNPEIRQLQTSLESISEGLRSKRWSLVNRDIKSASRSLTFGDDAILASVGSDRTATAQDLLAELRDEVETLRTAADDRDKNTVWETRRQALAHVGALEALMVDGFPFEIPDDYAHLPQLKGRATVELETTQGTLTVIVDGYSAPINAGNFVDLVQRGFYDGLPFFQNQDYIIQTGDPDGPEVGFVDPKTKEYRAIPLEILVKGDNEPIYEFTLEEIGLYLADLALPFNAYGAMALARPSDDPNGGSSQFFFFLFDSELTPPGFNVLDGRYTVFGYLVDGKAVLQALQDGDVIKSARVVDGLDHFSAAQ, from the coding sequence ATGTTATCTTTACGTTCTCCTGTTCGGCAGATGGTGCAAGCCTGGCTCAAACGTGCTTGGCTTGTCTTGGCTGTGGGCGCGATCGCCCTCCTCACGACCGCCACCGTTGCCCCCGCAGCCCACGCTGGTCTCGCCCAAGGCAACGCCATCACCGACCCCCAAGCGATCCTCCGCTACGCCCTCCCCATCGATAATCCAGAAATTCGCCAACTCCAAACCAGCTTAGAATCCATTTCCGAAGGACTCCGGAGCAAGCGCTGGAGCCTCGTGAATCGGGACATTAAATCCGCATCCCGGAGCTTGACCTTTGGGGATGACGCGATTTTGGCCAGTGTGGGGAGCGATCGCACCGCCACCGCCCAAGACCTCCTCGCCGAACTGCGCGACGAAGTGGAAACCCTCCGCACCGCCGCCGACGATCGCGACAAAAACACCGTCTGGGAAACACGCCGCCAAGCCCTCGCCCATGTGGGTGCGCTTGAAGCCCTGATGGTGGACGGTTTCCCCTTTGAAATTCCCGACGACTACGCCCACCTGCCCCAACTGAAAGGCCGCGCCACCGTCGAACTCGAAACCACCCAAGGAACCCTCACCGTGATCGTCGATGGCTACAGTGCCCCGATCAACGCCGGGAACTTTGTTGATCTCGTCCAGCGCGGTTTCTACGACGGCCTGCCCTTCTTCCAAAACCAAGACTACATCATTCAAACCGGCGACCCGGACGGCCCCGAAGTGGGCTTTGTTGACCCCAAAACCAAAGAATATCGCGCCATTCCCCTCGAAATTCTCGTTAAGGGTGACAACGAACCGATTTACGAATTCACCCTCGAAGAAATTGGGCTGTACCTCGCCGATCTCGCCCTACCCTTTAACGCCTACGGTGCAATGGCCTTGGCCCGTCCGAGCGATGACCCCAATGGCGGTTCGTCGCAATTTTTCTTCTTCCTCTTTGACAGTGAACTCACGCCCCCCGGCTTCAATGTCTTGGATGGTCGCTATACCGTTTTCGGCTATCTCGTGGACGGCAAAGCGGTGCTCCAAGCCCTCCAAGATGGCGATGTGATTAAATCGGCTCGCGTTGTCGATGGCCTTGATCATTTCAGCGCGGCACAATAG